A DNA window from Helianthus annuus cultivar XRQ/B chromosome 15, HanXRQr2.0-SUNRISE, whole genome shotgun sequence contains the following coding sequences:
- the LOC110942773 gene encoding uncharacterized protein LOC110942773: protein MATNGKKEDQMSSSDKPSKTLHPAYSVTNVQSMIRTLDGTKVTYTSWVKLFRLHVVAYQVLDHIDETPPPAETNPEFQSWKEPDALVLQWILSTISDNLLPRVIDNTTTTRHAWLKLENIYLRNKKARAGVLETKFCNQTLAACSSLDNYCEQLKDLAYQLEDVDHLVTEERLVLQLVRGLPAEFDTTASLINANDADWDLARSMLEDEVIRQEARQKTSQSVLVATTPQ, encoded by the coding sequence AACCTTGCACCCTGCGTATTCGGTCACTAATGTTCAATCCATGATACGTACCCTTGATGGTACTAAGGTCACCTATACCTCTTGGGTTAAACTTTTCCGTTTACATGTCGTCGCCTATCAAGTGCTCGATCATATTGACGAGACACCACCGCCTGCTGAAACAAACCCTGAGTTTCAGTCTTGGAAAGAACCAGATGCTTTAGTTCTTCAATGGATACTCAGCACCATATCAGATAACCTGCTGCCCCGTGTGATAGATAATACGACCACTACTCGACACGCATGGCTGAAACTGGAGAACATCTACCTGCGTAATAAGAAAGCAAGGGCTGGGGTGCTTGAAACTAAGTTCTGTAATCAGACCTTGGCCGCTTGCTCATCTTTAGACAACTATTGTGAGCAACTCAAAGACCTTGCCTATCAGTTAGAAGATGTGGATCACTTAGTTACTGAAGAAAGACTGGTCCTGCAACTTGTTCGAGGGCTACCCGCGGAGTTTGACACGACTGCTTCCCTGATAAACGCTAACGatgctgattgggatcttgctaGGAGCATGTTGGAAGATGAGGTTATTAGACAGGAAGCCCGACAAAAGACCTCACAATCGGTCCTTGTTGCCACCACCCCACAATAA